In Clostridium omnivorum, the DNA window TATATGCATACTCTCCGGTACTGTTTTTATACTAAAAAAGCTCTGCTGAATAATAAACAGTTCCTCTTTTGTATAGTCAGCTATAAAACTCTCCAATTCCTCAGTACTGCTTATAGTAAGCAATTTATCTTGTAGTTTAGAATACAGGTAATATATGTTTGAACGCTTTTCTATATATAGTGTACCCAATTTACTGCTTTTGTAGGAGGGCTTTAAAATCACCTTTCCAAAATAATCTATAAATAATTTTACATCTTCAAAATCATCAAAGGGTATGGTTTTAGGAAGGTATGGATTTAATTCTGTCTGAGAGAGCAGACACTTATATATCTCCCACTTACCTAAGTACATATGATTATTAATATACTGTATGTCAAAATAGTGAGTTAATATTTTTCTCATGTATTGAAAAATCATATATTCAATTTGGGAGGCAGAGTTTAATTGCTCATATATGGTATCTGCAATTGGCAAGGCTAACTTTAATAGCTCACCTGAACTACTAATTTTGGTATACCCATAAACCTTTTTATAATTTATATAAAAGTTTTCATTAGAAAAATAATAAAGTAAACAATGGCTTTTTTCGTTAGCTTTAAACAGTTCTGTTAAAGTATTTGGAATTACTCCTGTCTTAATAAGCGATAGATCTTCCTTTGTTACAAGGACACCTACCACAGGACCAAGATAAATGTGATTGTTTTCCTTCCAAATATTAAGCTGCATATTTTCGTAAAGGTAGAGTTCTTTCATTAGAAGGTCATTTAGATATATAGCTTTTTTGTTTGACTCATAGGGAATCGGGTAAATATCTGCAGCTAATTTACCAGCGTGCAGAGTATAGCAAAGGGCTTCAGATAAGCCTAAACTATTAAAAATATCTACAGGTATAAAACAGCTTAAGCCTTTTGCATTAATGGAACTTTTTAATATCTCAACGTACAAATGCCTCACCCCCCTATAATTATATATATTCCATAGAAATTTAAATGGAACTATTTATAAGTAAAAAGAAAAAGCTGCTTAATAAAAAGCAGCTTAAATAATTAGTTAATTTCATTTATTGTTTTAAATTTATAACCCTTTTCTTTTATAGCTTTTACAATTCTATGAAGAGTGGAATCAGGTGAATAGCTATAAAAGGGATAGCCTGTGATATCTTTGCTTAGCTTTATATCTTCAAACTCAATGTTTGGATGATAGAAAAAGCTGGCCAGTAAATCTGGTCTTAGAGTATTTATTTTTCTTATCATTTTATCAGTATCCCCTTTGCCATCTACATAGTCAAGAGGAGTTGGAATATATTTGACTGTCCTGCCATCTATCTTTTTTACTACTAAATTTTTGCTCTCATTAAATCCATCTGGTGAGTATGGTTGATATAAATAATCGAAGTTTTTTTCCATAATTCTAAGCACGTTAGGAGCTGCAGCATAGTGAGGCGCTTCAAAGAAACCATAAGGTATATCCAAAGCTTTTGCAGAGGCTATAGCTAAGTTGATTCTTTCTTGAGTATACCCATCTGCTGCAGGAATTCTATCCCTTGGGCCTCTATGAAATTCAAATCCATCAATACTGACATCATTGCCATATTGATGAGTATAGCCATGCAGTCCAATAATAGCATTTCTATCTTCAAAGTAATCTAATGTAAATATAAAGTCAGAATTGAACATACTATTCTGCATTGCAGGGTCATTGTCTACCTTAGGATTTTGATGTGGATCAATATACCTTGGCACCCATGCCACATGAAAGGGAACATTTTCAGAATATAAATAATCAGAAATAATTCTAAGCTTTTCAAGTGTTTCGCTGTTTGAGTATCTTTGCCCGGCAGTAATATCTTCAAGCCTTAATAAGGCAGCCTTTTCTGAGTGAGGCCCAGTTACAACTTCAAGTTTTTCTCTATTAAAGAATAAGGATATTGTTTTATTATCTATATTCCAATCAGTTTTAAGGTTGAATATTCTACATAAATCTATTAAAGAAATATAAGAAATTCCGTCTGAAGATATAATAGGACGTTTAAGCTTTCGTGTTTCATCTCCTAGTGAAAAGGTGTTAGCATTTACATTAACTGTTACCAAGTTATTATTAAGCTCTAAAGTTAAAGTGCCATTTTCTGTTTTAGATTTTCCTCCTATCTTTTCTATAATCTCTGTTATAGGAAGGTAGTACCTGTTCTTTTCTATATACACAGGTAAGGCTAGATTTAATGCTTTGCCTTCAAAGCTAACCGTGATATTATCCTTTTCAAAATTAAGTTCTTTAAAATTGCTAAAGTCCCTGTCTTTTGGTATAGGTGGCTGCTTTCCTTTTGTCTCCACCTTTTCACCAGCCAAGGAATTGTGAAGTTTTGGAGGATGTTTCTTATTGCTGCAGCCCACAGCAGCTATAAGAAGTATTACCACCAAAAGCATTAGAAGGATATTTTTTAGTAATATTCTCATTGTAGTATGCCCCTTTATATATTTATGTTTAAGCTTATTGCTAGTTTTTACAAAAATTCTCACATCATATATAATACTAAATTATGCTGAAAGTATGCAATAAAAAAATACTATATTTTTTTGCTTTAAGAATTAAATTGTTTAACTTATATTCCATTTAGGGTAAAATATAAGTTATGGCTATTATTTTGAAAGGCGTTAATTTGAGGTGGAGTAATGTTTGAAATAGATGAACATCGACTTAAAAGTAGCTGTGGCAGTGTTATATATTCTAGAGGACTTGATATGTACCTTAGAAATAAAGTAAGACAAATAGATGTTGAAATTGCACATAGGGAAAATAGAGGTGACAATTTACTGAGGTTAACGGCGGTAGTAGAGTCAGCTTTTAGTAATCATACCTATGATATAGATATTTTATATAGCGATAAAACCTTTACTATGCAGCACGAATGCAACTGTGAGTATGGCCAAAAAGGAAACTTATGTAAGCATGTAGTTGCAGCACTTTTGAAATGGTCAAGAGAAAAAAATAGTATTATGAGAAGAAATGATGAATTAAATAAGTCCAAAACCGAAGAATTGGTGGAATCCATAAAAAATGGAATGGTAAAGACTATCAGAGGTACTATACCACTAAACCTGGATATAAAATATGAGTTTGAAAATAGAGGGGAGAGGCTTTCCTCAATAGAACTGAAAATTGGAGAGAACAAAACTTATATTGTAAAGAATATGAAGGAGTTTCTTGGAGTTCTGAGAAATAGACTAGAGGAATTAGAGTTTGGCAAGAATTTTATCCTTTATCCAGAGCTTCATAGGTTTAATAGTGAGGATGAAAAAATAATTGAACTGCTTCTAGAAATATATGAAATGGACTGTAGAATTCCAAATATAAATATTCCTACACCGAGATATTTGAGTTCTCCTAATAGATTTATAATAGGTAAAAAAGCATATTTAACAGACAGACAATTAATGAGGTTTTTTAACATTGTTGAAGGGAGAACAATTGAGGCGGTAATTAATGGTCAAAGCTTTCCAGCAGTAAAAATTCTGAAAGAGGATATGCCTTTAGAGTTTGATTTAAATATTAAGGAAGATAACATAATTCTTAGAGCTAGTGACAGTATTCCAATTCCAATAACAGATAGTGAAGAATACTTTTTTTATAACGGAAACATATATAAACCAAGTGAAGTACAGAAGAATATATATGCACCCTTTTATAGAGAGTTTATAAGAACAAGAGAGGGCAAGATAACTTTTAGCAGCACCGATAAGGAAAGTCTCGCTTCATACATAATACCTAGCTTAAAAAATATTGGCAAGGTAGTAGATATAGATGAAAGGCTGGAGCAGCAATTCTATGAGGAACCTTTAGAAGTCAACATTTATTTTGACAAGGAAAAAGAGGATATTACAGCGGACATAATTTTTAAATATGGAAGCCTGGAATTTAATCCGTTATTTCAAAAGGAAATTGGATTGCAGCAAGAAAGAATCCTTATAAGGGATATATCTAAAGAAACAAATACTATTGGCATTTTAAACAGTTATGGTTTTAAGATTATAAATCGAAGCTATGTGCTGTCGGATGAAGAAAGTTTAGTAGAGTTTTTAACTGAGGGAATGCAGAGACTGCAGGAGTACGCTGAGGTTTATTATTCAGAAGCTTTTAAGAATA includes these proteins:
- a CDS encoding polysaccharide deacetylase family protein translates to MRILLKNILLMLLVVILLIAAVGCSNKKHPPKLHNSLAGEKVETKGKQPPIPKDRDFSNFKELNFEKDNITVSFEGKALNLALPVYIEKNRYYLPITEIIEKIGGKSKTENGTLTLELNNNLVTVNVNANTFSLGDETRKLKRPIISSDGISYISLIDLCRIFNLKTDWNIDNKTISLFFNREKLEVVTGPHSEKAALLRLEDITAGQRYSNSETLEKLRIISDYLYSENVPFHVAWVPRYIDPHQNPKVDNDPAMQNSMFNSDFIFTLDYFEDRNAIIGLHGYTHQYGNDVSIDGFEFHRGPRDRIPAADGYTQERINLAIASAKALDIPYGFFEAPHYAAAPNVLRIMEKNFDYLYQPYSPDGFNESKNLVVKKIDGRTVKYIPTPLDYVDGKGDTDKMIRKINTLRPDLLASFFYHPNIEFEDIKLSKDITGYPFYSYSPDSTLHRIVKAIKEKGYKFKTINEIN
- a CDS encoding YheC/YheD family protein — translated: MYVEILKSSINAKGLSCFIPVDIFNSLGLSEALCYTLHAGKLAADIYPIPYESNKKAIYLNDLLMKELYLYENMQLNIWKENNHIYLGPVVGVLVTKEDLSLIKTGVIPNTLTELFKANEKSHCLLYYFSNENFYINYKKVYGYTKISSSGELLKLALPIADTIYEQLNSASQIEYMIFQYMRKILTHYFDIQYINNHMYLGKWEIYKCLLSQTELNPYLPKTIPFDDFEDVKLFIDYFGKVILKPSYKSSKLGTLYIEKRSNIYYLYSKLQDKLLTISSTEELESFIADYTKEELFIIQQSFFSIKTVPESMHILLGKNSKGKWIVVDSPECLQKSSLESLFLKLGICIEKCFGHFGEIEISVILDSYEKPWIVDINIPPSNLKDYSHMYENYCKLRYLSILEYSKYLTIKNYESTI